A section of the Chlamydiales bacterium STE3 genome encodes:
- a CDS encoding 30S ribosomal protein S21 (Product derived from UniProtKB/Swiss-Prot:Q6ME08;Gene name derived from UniProtKB/Swiss-Prot:Q6ME08), translating to MAFVKVRIGEPLDKALRALKKRLDKEGVMKAVKAHRFYSKPSIAKRAKSKAALKYKKQR from the coding sequence ATGGCATTTGTTAAAGTTCGAATTGGTGAGCCCCTCGATAAAGCTCTGCGCGCGCTTAAAAAAAGACTTGATAAAGAAGGCGTGATGAAAGCTGTTAAAGCTCATCGCTTTTACTCTAAACCATCGATTGCAAAGCGTGCAAAGTCTAAAGCAGCTTTAAAATATAAAAAACAGCGTTAG